The Pimelobacter simplex genomic sequence GACCTGGTCGCGTACGTCGAGCTCGTGGGCCACCTGGCCCGCCTGGTGCTCCAGGAAGCGGGCCATCTCGGGCCCGCGCGCGGGTGAGCGGGTGCCGGCGTACAGCAGGCCCCGCATCCGGCTGCGGACGACGATCGGCGCGACCGCGAGGGTCACGATGCCCTCGCCGAGGATCTGGGCGTCGAAGTCGTGGGTGATGTCGTCGGAGGCGCCGTAGTCGTCCACGGCGAGGGCCTGCCCGGTGTCCCAGCTGCGCCCGCCGAGCCCGCGGGAGGGCCGGAGCACGATCGAGGTCAGCCGGCGCGTGGCGGCGCCGGCGACGGCGGTGACGCGCACCTGGCCCTGGTCGCAGAGACCCGCGAAGGACACGGCACCCCGGATCGCGCCACGGACCTCGCGACTCGCCTGCCGCAGCAGCGCGACGTCGCTCGGACGCATGAGATCCACGGACACCACTACCTACCTTCGAACGTGCCGACGAGCGCTGGAGCCACCTGAACATGTGGCACAGACCACGACGGTAGCCGCGATTCTCGCGGGCCCACCCCCTGGAGGCAAGAGCAGATGACCGCCCCGACCGACGCAGCCACGCAGCCGCTGCCCGCCCTCGTCCCGCCTGCCGAGCTCGCCCGGCACGCCAACCTCCAGCAGGACGCCTACGAGCGCGCGGCGGCCGACCGGCTCGGCTTCTGGGCCGAGCAGGCGGCCCGGATCGACTGG encodes the following:
- a CDS encoding LuxR C-terminal-related transcriptional regulator; its protein translation is MSVDLMRPSDVALLRQASREVRGAIRGAVSFAGLCDQGQVRVTAVAGAATRRLTSIVLRPSRGLGGRSWDTGQALAVDDYGASDDITHDFDAQILGEGIVTLAVAPIVVRSRMRGLLYAGTRSPARGPEMARFLEHQAGQVAHELDVRDQVDLRLRMLLAADAIRAVPASAAPGEDADAVLTPRQVEVLELVALGLRNAEIAEHLGLSVPTVKSYLRAAMARLHAGTRQAAVVEARRLGLLA